tatggataacttattttctttttacacaGACCTTAATGCAAAAGGTGCTGTTTATCAGGCATTTGAAATGTACCGTCTAAAGTCCTGTGTTGATTTCAAACCTTACGAGGGCGAGAAGACATACATCAAATTTGAGAAGAGAGATGGGTATGTGTGAAGCCAGCCATTGGAAACAAATTCTGTTATAACACCAGCATATTAATGTTGAGCATAAGCAGGTTCACACAGAATTTTGCAGAAAACATATCAAGTCTTCTATTATAAACAAATCACACTAACAAGACTTGCAATTGGTGGCAGGTGCTGGTCATATGTTGGAGATCTACAGAATGGGCAGGTGCTTTCTCTGGGGCCTGGCTGTGATCATAAAGCCGTGATTGAGCATGAACTGCTGCATGCCCTGGGCTTTTACCATACACAGTCTCGCCAGGACCGAGATGACTATGTGAAGATCTGGCTAGATCAGGTCACTGAAGGTTAGTTTGTTTAGTGTCATTTGCTGTGTAATAGTCATTACTTAATCTTACAATTTTGTGCCTTTCAtatatcacatattttttttgttttctaggCATGGAGCATAACTTCAACAAATATGATGATAGTTTTGTCACAGATCTAAATACTCCATATGACTATGAATCTGTCATGCATTATCGTCCATTTGCTTTCAACAAAGACCCCAGTATTCCTACCATCACCACCAACATCCCAGAGTTCTTTAACATCATAGGGCAATACCTGGACTTTAGTGAGATGGATATTGTCAGACTGAATCGAATGTACAACTGCTGTAcgttaatgatattaatataatataatatatatatatatatatatatatatatatatatatatatatatatatatatatatatatatatatagatgtaaatgtatgaaaaaaattgtttattcaattattatttatttgcttcagCCTCTTCTCTTACCCTGCTGGACCAATGCACTTTTGAAAACATAAACATTTGTGGGATGATACAGAGTTCCACTGACGATGCTGATTGGGTCCATCTTAAAAGCTCTCCTGGCTCCGAGGACCATACACTCAGTGGACAATGCAGAGGTTAAAAATCTCAATCACCTGAAAAGTACCATTTCTCGAAATGGCTGCGGTCTGACCAGTTTAATCACATTCTTGCCTTGTGATTTTTAGATTTAGGATATACTATGCACTTTGACACCTCCACTGGAAATTTAGAGCAGTCTGCTCTCCTCGAGTCCCGCATCCTGTATccaaagaggaagatgcaatgcCTCCAATTTTTCTACAAGATGACAGGAAGTGTAAAGGACAGGCTAGTAATTTGGGCCAAGATGGATGATGGAACAGGAACCGTGCGTAAATTAAAGAAACTCCTTACGGTCTGGGGTAATCATTTGCCTTTTTGAACTACTAGTAGCCTATGAGgaacctttaatatccatggaATTTTAACATTGGttctttatagtaaaaaaaaaaaaaagattatttaaaaagattttttttttccaaaggtgcatctgaaattgcatactGAATAGTAGGTACTACatgtagtttaaaaataataaatattaagtcatctcaatatttttgtcttctgatttatgaatattatgaatttggacatactattCGGCTGCAACTtgtttttcacctactatatagTTTACAAGTAGGCATATTCAGATGCAGGGTAACTGTTAAGAACTGAAAGATCCTTGGGGTAACCAAAAATGGCTCTTAtttggcattgctgtgaaaaccctgCTTTGTTACCTTTGTTATCAATAATGTGTACTGCAGGAAAGCTTTAAGATATGATAAATGCAagattgtaaaataattttaaatcaatgttcaaagtccacttattcatttatttattgtgtataatcaaaacaacatgcttaatcattTACTATCTCGTAAATGATCCCTTATGTAATCGCTTATCATAAAATTAATGTGGTGATAACAAAAGGTTTTCCTCCCCCAGCTGATGAAGACAAAACTTGGAAAATTGCTCATGTGCCGATGCAAATAGGGGCAAAGTTCCGCTATGCATTCCAGGGAGTAAGAGGAGACCCCGCTAACTCTGGAGGAGGCATATTCATCGATGACATCAGCCTTACGGAAACGCACTGCCCTGCCGCTGTCTGGCGCATCCAGAACTTTTCGAGCATCCTGAAAACAGCAGACTACAACACCGTGCTGAACAGCCCTCGTTTCTATAGTTCTGAGGGTTATGGTTTTGGCATTCAAGTACGACCACTGTCTGGTTACTCTGATTACACGGGCAACTACACTGGTCTGTACTTCCATCTGGCAAGTGGTGACAATGACATTGTGATGCAGTGGCCTGCTGTGAACCGCCAGGCCACCATAGTGGTGATGGACCAGGATCCAGACATTAAGCTGAGGATGTCCTCTGCTCGTAGCCTCACTACTGACATGAGCACAGGTATACTAAGAGTTATGATGATTTGTATTGTGATTaaagtacaacaacaacaacaacagcacatcCTTTTTGTCTTCCTGTTCCCTAGTCAGTGGAGACAAACTAATATGGGACAATCCAAGAAATGTTGGGACCTTTGACCCAAGTTGCCAGTGTTATCGAGGCGATTCATTGGGATGGAGGAGTTTCATAAAACACAACGACTTGCGCAGACGGAATTACCTGAAAAATGATGACCTCATTGTCTTTGTTGACTTTAAGGGTATGTTACACTGACTGTCACATTCTGTCTTAGACATTAATACTGTTATTGTCtaacatatttttttgtgtgtctctttGAAGACTTAACAAGCCTGATAAACAGTGAAGTTCCAGTTGCACCGAAGGTTTGAGGCCAATAAGTCTGTGCTCAGTTATGGTAAATATAGCAGTTTTATTCTTATTGATCAAAAGGACTTACATAATTAAGTGCTTATTGGTTTAACTACCAACCTTTTGATCTACCAATAATTAATTAGGAAATATCACTTGTTTGATAAATGAATATGATATATTTAAGAAATCATATGAgagaatttacttttttaatctcTTGAAACAGGTGTCAAATTCTGAAGTCTGAAGAGAGAAAGCTGTGTGCATAGTGGAGAACgtcagttaaaacatttttaaaatggaagtATGACAGTCATACTGCGAAAAATCTGTGTTTAATATACTCGCTCTGTTTTTAAGCGCTCTCAATAAAGTCTTAAATTACACTTGTTTGtcaaattgtcattttaatgcaGTGAACAGTAAGGTTTTGTTACATATTGCACTGGCTTCTGAAGTGACACACCTACATGCAAGGTGTAAAGtgggaattttatttttttagcacatttcgtacacaatggtaattcaaagtgctttacataaaagaaagtaaaataatcatgaagaaaaataattaaaaaactaagaaaaaacaagtaattttaaaactttgaaaatgatttaaaaattgacttatttaaaatgaatttaaaacagttaaaatagaaaatgattttacataaaatacagtgaatacgtaagatacagtgcaatcagttcgaacattgcacagtgctcattcaataaatgtacagctaaacagatgagttttgagtctagatttaaatgtgactaatgttttagcacatctgatctgttctggaagctgattccaactgcgggcggcatagtaactaaaggcagactccccttgttttgtgtgaacccttggtatttctaactgactcgatcctaatgatctgagtgctctattaggtttatattcagtgaacatatctgcaatatattttggtccatgatcattgagtgatttataaatgagtaaaagtactttaaaatcaatcctaaatgtaactggaagccagtgtaaggacctgagaagtgatatgctcagattttctggttctagtcagaatcctggcagcagcgttctggatgagctgcagatgtctaatggtcttcttgggaaggccggtgaggagacgattacaatagtccaccctgctggtgataaaggcatgaacaagtttctccaagtcttgactggaaacaaaacatctaattcttgcaattttttttagatgatagtatgctgatttagttactgctttgacatgactactgaaactaaggtctgtctcccgactcacaccaagattcctgacttgatttttagttgtttgacccctagagtcaaggtatgcattcaccttgaaaacttcgtctttgtttccaaatgcaattacTTCAGttatttccttgtttaactgaagaaagttctggcacatccaactattaatttcatcaatacatttgcagagagagtcaatggggctgtagtcatttggcgataaggctaggtaaatctgtgtatcatcagcatagctgtgataggcaatttggttctttctcattatttgagcatatacaggctaaacaagagcggtgcaagaattgagccttgtgggactccacatgtcatggacgtccacttagacgtatgctctcctagactcacataatagcctctcccttctagTTTAACCTTGTTTTCTAGTGGACTTTAATGTTAATGATATGATAATATCTTAATCTTATCTGAAATCTCCCTGATATGATATGACTGTATTCACCAATGTTTCAGGGCTGAGGTTATGCTGATCTCCATATCTTGGCCTGTAGTAAACTTATAACCTATACATTTGCAGATCAGATATTAAAAAGTTTCATTTACATATAAGCCTTTGTACTTTAAACAAAAACTGTGGTCTGCCAAATAAATTCcactatattaatttaaatacagaaacatgTCTTTATGGctgttattattttcattacatattttcatttacatttcaagcataaaaatgtgttttttcctaATATTCCAGTTTTTATCATTGCCTATTAAATACAGCATTGCTGCTCAAATATGGCCAATTAAGTCTAAATTACATTTAGTGCTTCGTTGCTCATCAAATGATATGAGTGACTCTTTTGTAACAGCGTAACCCTAACCATTCTGATTGATTTAACTCCTGATACTGTTGACATAAAtatggatacaaataaaaaaaagataaagatagaGAAGAGCTAAAATAGATAAAGAAGAGCTGATGTAAGCAGTATACAGACACTTCACTATACATGTGACAGGCCAGTAAATAACACCTTCAACGTGTGTCACTTCACCTGGTAATTGTCTTTAGTTTTCAGATCAAAGTTCCActccaattctgactttattgaTATGTTTGTATAAGTGCGTTAAACCCTGTTCTCGTCTCGCTGAGTTAACATGGACTCCGTGTGGAGAATCACTTCCTTCATAGTACTTCTCACACTCAAGGTATTTCAAACTTCATTAAttactgatatttttaaatggaaaaaaaagggtAACTGTGACTGAACAGACTGAACTATGGTAAAGCAAACGCAacctatgtaaatatattaatctaatttaatcaaTCTACCTTGCAGGCGCATGCCCTTCCAACTCAGTATGGTACAACACTTTGGATATTTTAATGAtcatgttaatttaaatgttatctaTAGTATTTGTAGAGACTCTTACagatatttatgctttattaaatgTTAGGTGAGGATGCAGATGCAGGTGAATTACGGGAGGACATTCCTGAAATCAATTTAGGtcagttaaaaaatgtatttgtatactAAAAGTAGCGAAGTTTGACAAACTTTATATGCTTTACATAAGTATACTCTgtgcattaaaatctgtattatatccattgtatttgtcatttcaataagataatattttatacattcagATTCCCAAAGAGATTTGTTTGAAGGAGATATTGCTGGAGATGTAAGTCTttcctttcagaaaaaaaatccattgttcAAATCTCTactgccttttattttattgtatcgtATTTACTGTTCAGTCTCATCATCACTATTTTGATCATTCCTAAAATGGATTCTTATCTCCCAGCCACGAAGAAATGCAATATTAGATAAAAAAGCAAGATGGGAGTTTCCCATTCCATACATCCTTACAGATAGTTTGGGTGAGATTATTTTCTATTACAGCAAATGCAAAATCAGCAAAATGATTTCCAAGATGAGAAAATTCATAAAGCTTCACTTGTTTAGATCTTAATGCAAAAGGAGTGATTCTTCAAGCATTTGAAATGTATCGCCTTAAATCTTGTGTGGACTTTAAGCCCTATGAAGGAGAGAGCACCTACATTTCTTTCACAAAGCTGGATGGGTAAGTAAAATTCAGCCTGTCTGATATGTCACGAAAGTTGGAATGTCACATTTATTGATTCGTCTTTTATGATATGTCACGAAAGTTGGaatgtcacatttttaatatcacatatttctttgttttgtcaTGGTAACAGATGTTGGTCATTTGTCGGAGATTTAAAGACAGGGCAGAACGTCTCTATAGGAGACAGATGTGACACCAAGGCCATTGTAGAACATGAACTTCTTCATGCACTGGGTTTCTACCATGAGCAGTCTCGTTCAGACAGGGATGACTATGTTCATATCTGGTGGGATCAGATCATTCCAGGTTATTATTGCATCTATTATAATAATCTATCTTCTGATATGTTGCTCACTATAGCTCATGCAGATTTGTGCATTGCATTGCAAAATTATTGAGGAAGGATGGAAAATATGCACTTTTCTATTTTCACCTTCATTTGTGCAGGAAAGGAGCACAATTTCAATAAGTATGAGGATGATTTTATAACTGACTTAAACACGCCCTATGATTATGAGTCCATCATGCACTACAGACCTCTGTCTTTCAACAAGGACCCTGATATTCCCACCATAACCACCACCATCCCTGCTTTCAATAACATAATAGGACAGCGCTTAGACTTCAGTGCTCTTGATTTGGAGAGACTGAATCGCATGTATGAATGCAGTAAGTTAGAAAATGCAACAACTACCTCTTACAAACATGGacatattttgtgcatgtttgaaaagccaataaaacataaacattccATACTTGCAGTACTGCCATATCGACTTGGTTTCTTTCAGGTGCATTCCTCACTCTTCTGGATCAATGTGCCTTTGAGCAGATCAACATTTGTGGAATGATTCAGTATGATGAGGATGATGCTGACTGGGTTCAGACTTTGAGCTCTTCAGATGTAAAAGACCACACACTTGGAGGGCAATGCAGAGGTAAGGAGACACTTTGAgaatttcagttgaaattacttaaatttaGTTAAAAGAATAAATCATCGTCAGGGCTTAACAAtaaggattttaaaaatatatgtattgcaTGAAGTTGGCAACAGTAATTTTGATGGAAATTAccttacattttgtaaaatataactttaaaaaaaaagtattttctagtCTAACCAACATTTCCAAGACTATCACAAGTTACTCttgcaatttaaattttcttCTGTTTTAGCAAACTAgttagcattattttatttttatttaaataaggacAATTTGacaacaatatacaatatattaaaagtccaaatatttattaaagccaTTTTGCATAAACACTATGATTCATTGTTATTAGATGCAGGTTATTATATGAAGTTTGACACCGCTAACAAAGCTGAGGGACACAGTGCTTTGCTGGAGTCACGGATTCTTTACCCCAAGAGGAACCAGCAGTGCCTTGAGTTCTTCTACAGGATGAGTGGAGACCCTGGTGACCAGCTTATCATTTGGGTCAGAAGGGATGATGGGTCCGGAAATGTTCGCAAAGTCAGCAAAGTTTACACATTCACAGGTTAGTTATAATGCAACATATAGATCCTATGTAGCCCCACCCCTTTTCAGCACTGCACTCATTGTCTTCAGTCTTCcgcatacatactgtacagtacagtatatgttataTAGTTACTatgtgttatatattaaatactgtgCACCTTTTTGATTTCTTCAGGGGATGGGGACGAGTCATGGAAAATTGCACACGTCACTCTAAATGTTGAGGAAAAGTTCCGGTATTTCTTTCAGGGAATTGTTGGTTCCAACAAAACATCAGGAGGGATCTTTGTAGATGACATAACTCTGACTGAAACATCATGCCCAAATGCTGTCTGGAGGATCCAGAACTTCACCAACCTCCTTAAATCTGTCCCACACGGTGAAAGAGTCCAGAGTTCCCGTTTTTACAACTCTGAGGGTTACGCTTATGGAATTAATGTTTATCCAAACGGCAGGAAAAACTCATCCGAAGACTTTGTTGGAATTACATTTCACCTCTTTACTGGTGAGAATGACGCAGTTTTAGAATGGCCTGCAGCGAATCGGCAAGTTACTGTATCGGTCATGGACCAAAATCCAGACACAACACTTCAAATGTCTAACAGCAGAAGCTTCACCACTGGtgcgtctatctatctatctatctatctatctatctatctatctatctatctatctatctatctatctatctatctatctatatattccTCTGTTATATATTCCACTTTTATTTCACTTTGCAGGACTCTAGGTTTTatgatttttgaatgatttaattaAACCCATTGAATCACTAACTTAGATGCTGACTCGCGGTGGAGTAAACCAACTTCATTTGAAGAATGGGATGAAAGTTGCGTTTGCTACAGAGGTCCAGAGTTTGGCTGGGGCACATTCATCTCGCACGATCAGCTCCGCAGGAGAGACTTCCTCAAGAACGACGACCTGATAATCACTGTTAATTTTGATGGTTAGAATTTTCTTTAATGGAAATGTCAGAAAAATCTGAATGTAGTGTGAAACTGTTTCAACCATCCCCGTAATTACTACTGTATATTGTGATAACTATTGTGATACGTGTATTTGCTAATTGTTAAAAGTGTGATCTTTTACAACCAGATTTGGCACATCTTTTAAAATCAGAAGTTCCAATCAAAGCGGACTTCTCAAACGACCCTCAATCTGTAGAAGAAAGCTATAACAGACCAAAAGTCCGGCAGCCACGAGCGATCAGTGACCCATGTCAGCCAAACCCCTGCCATAATGgaggtgtgtgtgttgtacatCAGGGGAAAGCAACTTGCAGGTTAGTGCACCTAAATCTGACTCTTATCTCACCTTATTTCAATATAAAACCACAGTTTGTTGTTTAAGAAGTGTGTCCCACTTGGGTTGAACGAGTTGCATCAGGAGTTGCTTCACCTGGTTGCATCAGGAAGGTCATTTGGCATAAAACTTGTGCCAAACAATTCCACTGTGGCGACCCCTAACAGGAGCAGCCAAAGGATAAAGGCAGAGTTTGttgtttaagaataaaaaatggcttttgtttgtgtggtttataTGGTGACAGTTATATGCATTCTGCAGGTGTGTCTCTGGACAGGCCATTGTGTACACAGGAGACACCTGTGAGAAACAGCACATTGATGGAGGAATTCTGGGAGTTCTGATCGGTGGTGCTGCAGGAACTATAGCTCTTACTGTCGCCATTATAGCTGTGATCTACAGGCAGAACTAAACCATGTCATCATATTTGACATCTGAATAACATCACTCTTTGATAAGCAAAGTATTTTATTGATGAAACATCTTACAGTAAACATCTTTATTAACAATCTTGTCTCTCAATTTTCCATATCCCTTTACAAGAAACAAGGAAATAGGTCTAACaagagaaaaaactaaaaaaaatatgtcaagCTCAAGTAGAGTGCTTAAGATGTGTTAAATTAACTTTGGTTCTTCAGATATTTAGTCAGAATTACTAAATAGTACATAGAGGTTGATGTCATAGTTCCTTATGTTTTGCAAAATAGAAGCAGAGCTAAAACTAATCAGCTTACAACCAAAGTAGGTGACCACTTTTTACATTGCATAGAGATACATCTTTATAAGACGTGTAGAACAGTGTTaaataaaagacaacaacaaTCAGGGTAGAAAACTATAGATAATTGCTACATATATACAGCAGcacttttgttcttttaaaaacagaatcaggaaaatcaatgttttttaaatctatttctcACTGTTTGTTCCTAATGttattcagtaaataaaaagggatgaccacagcctacACTTTGTTCCATAGATGCTAAGTCTTTTAAAGTACAATAAGTACTTTTAGGTCTTCACCAAACAGTTGCGCTCCCTCTCCTATTTTTGTTGCTGCTGTGGGTTCAGAGGTGGATCAATATCCTGTCATGTTTTACATGTTCCTTCTGCAATGCAAATTGGAAACAGAAAATTTATTAAGGAAATTTCTTAAGAATTtgtattgtcttctgtagagatgCCTTTGAAGTTGTTTAATAATTGATGAACACTGACTCTGTTATGGAAGTGAATTGAATAAACATTGACCGACCTgagttgaataatgacactattgtctttcaCTGCTTTACAGCttaattgaatttgtttcagAATTGATTAACTTTTCAACATTGACATCGCTACTGAATTGAACTAAATCAATATTTGAAATAAACTGGGCTGAATAATGGCACTGTTGTcttttg
This portion of the Cyprinus carpio isolate SPL01 chromosome A20, ASM1834038v1, whole genome shotgun sequence genome encodes:
- the mep1a.2 gene encoding meprin A subunit alpha is translated as MDSVWRITSFIVLLTLKAHALPTQYGEDADAGELREDIPEINLDSQRDLFEGDIAGDPRRNAILDKKARWEFPIPYILTDSLDLNAKGVILQAFEMYRLKSCVDFKPYEGESTYISFTKLDGCWSFVGDLKTGQNVSIGDRCDTKAIVEHELLHALGFYHEQSRSDRDDYVHIWWDQIIPGKEHNFNKYEDDFITDLNTPYDYESIMHYRPLSFNKDPDIPTITTTIPAFNNIIGQRLDFSALDLERLNRMYECSAFLTLLDQCAFEQINICGMIQYDEDDADWVQTLSSSDVKDHTLGGQCRDAGYYMKFDTANKAEGHSALLESRILYPKRNQQCLEFFYRMSGDPGDQLIIWVRRDDGSGNVRKVSKVYTFTGDGDESWKIAHVTLNVEEKFRYFFQGIVGSNKTSGGIFVDDITLTETSCPNAVWRIQNFTNLLKSVPHGERVQSSRFYNSEGYAYGINVYPNGRKNSSEDFVGITFHLFTGENDAVLEWPAANRQVTVSVMDQNPDTTLQMSNSRSFTTDADSRWSKPTSFEEWDESCVCYRGPEFGWGTFISHDQLRRRDFLKNDDLIITVNFDDLAHLLKSEVPIKADFSNDPQSVEESYNRPKVRQPRAISDPCQPNPCHNGGVCVVHQGKATCRCVSGQAIVYTGDTCEKQHIDGGILGVLIGGAAGTIALTVAIIAVIYRQN
- the LOC109067933 gene encoding meprin A subunit alpha-like, coding for MTISYTPHIVRMLLPRLLVFTVLAAALHAIPVSTRIHEVEDEPDFNPFINLGAKTQLIEGDIAIPPGRVGLIDKTYRWKFPIPYILSDSLDLNAKGAVYQAFEMYRLKSCVDFKPYEGEKTYIKFEKRDGCWSYVGDLQNGQVLSLGPGCDHKAVIEHELLHALGFYHTQSRQDRDDYVKIWLDQVTEGMEHNFNKYDDSFVTDLNTPYDYESVMHYRPFAFNKDPSIPTITTNIPEFFNIIGQYLDFSEMDIVRLNRMYNCSSSLTLLDQCTFENINICGMIQSSTDDADWVHLKSSPGSEDHTLSGQCRDLGYTMHFDTSTGNLEQSALLESRILYPKRKMQCLQFFYKMTGSVKDRLVIWAKMDDGTGTVRKLKKLLTVWADEDKTWKIAHVPMQIGAKFRYAFQGVRGDPANSGGGIFIDDISLTETHCPAAVWRIQNFSSILKTADYNTVLNSPRFYSSEGYGFGIQVRPLSGYSDYTGNYTGLYFHLASGDNDIVMQWPAVNRQATIVVMDQDPDIKLRMSSARSLTTDMSTVSGDKLIWDNPRNVGTFDPSCQCYRGDSLGWRSFIKHNDLRRRNYLKNDDLIVFVDFKDLTSLINSEVPVAPKV